The sequence below is a genomic window from Flavobacterium sediminilitoris.
GTCTTACAGAACAGCTTATATTGCCAGTAATGGTAATGCAATTAGTAGTTCGGTTAATAAAACGATAAATAGTTTTGTAAAATACTATGAGAAAGATATTAGACTTGGTAAAGTAGGATATCCAGCAGGTAAGTTCGGTAATTCAATCTTTCCAGAAAAAGTAGAAGCATATTATAAAAATGATGTTTCAAAAATTCTTTTAAACGAATCGATAAAAGCAACGCAAGATTTTTTTAATGGAAAATATTTCAATAGTAATACAAATGGTAAAAGCTTAAAATCATATTTAGATTATTTAAATGCAGTTAGAGATGGTCAAAATTTAAGCGATATAATTAACAACCAATTTGCAACAATCAATTCGACAAATGCACTTTTAAGTGATAGTTTTTCAAATCAAGTAACTACAAATAATTCTGTAATGTTTGCAAGTTATGATGAGTTACAGAGAAATGTTGTTTATTTTAAAATTGATATGATGAGTGCTTTAAATATAACAGTTGATTATGTTGATAATGATGGAGATTAATTTTATACGTATTAAAATTGTTTAAAAACTATTTAAATAAAAAATCACAGTCCATAACGCTAGCTTTTTTTAGGCTAGCGTTTGGTTTAATGATGCTATTTAGTATCATTAGGTTCATTAGTTATGGATGGGTTGACAAATTCTACATTCAACCGAAATTTCATTTTACATATTATGGATTTGAATGGGTAAAACCAATAGGGATTTATACTTATTTATTATTTATTATTTGTGGATTATCGGCTTTCTTTGTCGCTATTGGTTACAAATATAAAATAGCAATTATTACTTTCTTTTTAAGTTTTACTTATATTGAATTAATGGATAAAACTACCTATTTAAACCATTATTACTTTATATCTGTAATAAGTTTTATCCTTATTTTCTTGCCAGCAAATGCTACACATTCAGTAGATGCATATAAAAATACAAAGATAAGATTTCAAGAAGTGCCAAGTTGGACAATTGATATTCTAAAGTTAATGCTAGCTATAGTTTATTTTTATGCAGGATTAGCAAAATTAAATTCAGATTGGCTTATTGAAGCTATGCCACTAAAAATTTGGCTACCAAACCAATCAAACATTCCATTAATTGGAAGTTTTTTGCATGAAACATGGATACAATATGCATTTAGTTGGACAGGAGCCATATACGATTTAAGTATTCCATTTCTATTATACAATAAACGAACTAGAAATTTTGCCTTCTTTTTAGTTGTAATTTTTCATATACTAACTAAAATATTATTTCCAATAGGAGTATTTCCTTATGTAATGATAATTAGTACCTTAATCTTTTTTGATGCTTCCTTACATAAAAAATGTATGGATTTCATTTTAAAAATAATTCAAGTTGATTTTACACAATTTAGTAATGGTTTATCTTTTAAAGTAGACACAAATCGACTTTCTACAAAAATTAAACTGACTTTTTTAGCCTTATTTATGGTATTTCAGTTAATTTTCCCGTTTCGATATATGTTATATCCTGATGAATTATTTTGGACAGAAGAAGGATTTAGATTTTCATGGAGAGTAATGCTAATGGAAAAGGCAGGTTATACTCAATTTTATGTTATTGATTCTAAAACAAAAAGAAAAACGTACATTGATAACAGTCGCTTTTTGACACCATTTCAAGAAAAACAAATGTCTTTTCAACCTGATTTTATACTGCAATATGCTCATTATCTACATGATTATTATAAGGAAACAGGAATAAATGAACCAATTGTAAAAGTAGATAGTTATGTAGCTTTAAACGGAAGATTAAGCAAACGATACATTGACCCAAATATAGATTTAGCAAAAGAATATGAATCATTCCAACACAAAACTTGGATTTTACCATTTAACGATGAAATTAAAGGCTTTTAATATTTTATTTCTTTTAATTACTACTACTTTTTTCGCACAAAATAGCGTTAAAGGAATTGTAATCAACAAAGCAGGAAAGGCACTAGAAAACGTAGAAATCTACAATAAAACAAATTACCAATCTTTTAATTCAAATGCTAGCGGACAGTTTGAGATTAAATCATTGAGCACAGGAAATAATGTTATTGTTTTTTTTATTGAAGGATATAAAGTAGAAGAAAGAACCTTCAATTCACAAGAAAATAATGTAAATATCAAAATTACTTTGGAAGAATTAACAACAACACTTTCAGAAGTAGTTGTTATGAAAGAAAAAGAAAAACAGTTTGCATTAAATAAACTTAAAGATATTGAAGAAACCGCAATTTATGCAGGTAAAAAGACAGAAGTAATTACATTAGATAAAATTACAGCAAACAAAGCCACAAACAATGCTCGTCAAGTATATGCACAAGTAGTTGGATTAACAATTAATGAAAGTAATGATGGAGGATTACAATTATCAATAGGAGGAAGAGGATTAGATCCAAATAGGACCTCAAACTTTAATACAAGACAAAATGATTATGATATTAGCGCAGATGTATTAGGTTATCCAGAGAGTTACTATGCAACACCGACAGAAGCTTTAGAATCGATACAAATTGTTCGTGGAGCTGCATCATTACAATATGGAACACAATTTGGAGGAATGATTAATTTTAAAATTAAAAAGCCAAGTACAAAACCTATTGAGCTAATTACAAGAAATACACTAGGATCTTTTAATTTGTTTACCAATTTTACAAGCCTAAGTGGAACAAAAGGTAAATTTAGTTACTATACGTATTATAATTACAAACAAGGTGATGGATTTAGACCTAATTCAAAATTTGATTCAAAATCATTTTTTACTAATTTAAATTACCAGTTTACAGAAAACACATCACTACATTTTGATTATACCCATTTTAGTTATTTGGCGCAACAACCAGGAGGATTAACCGATTTTATGTTTAATCAAAATCCAGAACAAAGTAATCGTACACGAAATTGGTTTGATGTAGATTGGAATCTTTTTGCCTTACGCTTTAAACATCATTTTCAACATAATGCCGATTTTTCATTGCAATTATTTGGTTTAGATGCTTCAAGAAAAGCCTTAGGATATCGATCTAATAGAGTTTCTAATCCAGATGTGTTAGGAACAGAAAGAGATTTGATCTTAGGTGATTTTGTAAATTGGGGAGCAGAAGCACGTTATTTAAAAAAATACAAGTTCTTCGGTCAAGATAATGCTTTCTTGATAGGAGCTAAATATTATCAAGCTAAAAATACAGGAATACAAGGACCAGGAAGCTCAGGGAACAATGCTAATTTTAATTTAGCAACTGATGAATTTCCAAATTATAGAACCCAGTCTAATTATGAATTTCCAAATTTAAATATTTCAATTTTTGGAGAAAATATATTTAAAATATCGCAAGCATTCTCTATCACGCCAGGGTTTAGGTATGAAAATATAAAAACGAAAGCAAACGGGTTTTATAGAAGGATTAATAATGATTTAGCAGGAAATGTCATTTCAGATGAAACAGTTAATGAAGAAAATGTAAAAGAAAGAGACTTTTTCCTTCTTGGACTAGGACTAAGTTATAAGATGAAAAATGGAATAGAATTGTATGCAAATGCATCTCAAAATTATCGTTCTGTAACTTTTAATGATATTCGTACAGTAAATCCAAGTGCTGTAATTGATGAAAATATTACTGATGAAAAAGGATACACGTCTGATATAGGTATGAGAGGGAAAATTTTAGATAATCTTTCATTTGATACTAGTGTATATGCATTATATTATAATTATAAAATAGGTGAGTAT
It includes:
- a CDS encoding HTTM domain-containing protein, translated to MMLFSIIRFISYGWVDKFYIQPKFHFTYYGFEWVKPIGIYTYLLFIICGLSAFFVAIGYKYKIAIITFFLSFTYIELMDKTTYLNHYYFISVISFILIFLPANATHSVDAYKNTKIRFQEVPSWTIDILKLMLAIVYFYAGLAKLNSDWLIEAMPLKIWLPNQSNIPLIGSFLHETWIQYAFSWTGAIYDLSIPFLLYNKRTRNFAFFLVVIFHILTKILFPIGVFPYVMIISTLIFFDASLHKKCMDFILKIIQVDFTQFSNGLSFKVDTNRLSTKIKLTFLALFMVFQLIFPFRYMLYPDELFWTEEGFRFSWRVMLMEKAGYTQFYVIDSKTKRKTYIDNSRFLTPFQEKQMSFQPDFILQYAHYLHDYYKETGINEPIVKVDSYVALNGRLSKRYIDPNIDLAKEYESFQHKTWILPFNDEIKGF
- a CDS encoding TonB-dependent receptor domain-containing protein, with amino-acid sequence MKLKAFNILFLLITTTFFAQNSVKGIVINKAGKALENVEIYNKTNYQSFNSNASGQFEIKSLSTGNNVIVFFIEGYKVEERTFNSQENNVNIKITLEELTTTLSEVVVMKEKEKQFALNKLKDIEETAIYAGKKTEVITLDKITANKATNNARQVYAQVVGLTINESNDGGLQLSIGGRGLDPNRTSNFNTRQNDYDISADVLGYPESYYATPTEALESIQIVRGAASLQYGTQFGGMINFKIKKPSTKPIELITRNTLGSFNLFTNFTSLSGTKGKFSYYTYYNYKQGDGFRPNSKFDSKSFFTNLNYQFTENTSLHFDYTHFSYLAQQPGGLTDFMFNQNPEQSNRTRNWFDVDWNLFALRFKHHFQHNADFSLQLFGLDASRKALGYRSNRVSNPDVLGTERDLILGDFVNWGAEARYLKKYKFFGQDNAFLIGAKYYQAKNTGIQGPGSSGNNANFNLATDEFPNYRTQSNYEFPNLNISIFGENIFKISQAFSITPGFRYENIKTKANGFYRRINNDLAGNVISDETVNEENVKERDFFLLGLGLSYKMKNGIELYANASQNYRSVTFNDIRTVNPSAVIDENITDEKGYTSDIGMRGKILDNLSFDTSVYALYYNYKIGEYLTEAPNTAAVVRYRDNVGTALTYGFESLIDWNINKTFFRENEDFIWSLFSNIAITDSEYLKSDTKNIKGNKVEFVPNYNLKLGTGIGYKNFLTSIQFSYVSSQYTNAENNPIDINDNTYGIFGAIPSYSVLDFSASYKYKNFKLETGINNVLNNWYFTRRATGYPGPGIIPSEPRVFYATLEIKF